The following are encoded in a window of Candidatus Manganitrophaceae bacterium genomic DNA:
- a CDS encoding HAMP domain-containing protein, with the protein MRKDHAEKKLHTFKSRLFIKFIIPYTFLIVTVLSLSGWFFYSFAKNALDAELSRRLVGIARLVSHSVNPNFLLRLQPGDENTSLYRLLLDELLRVKEATQIKDIHLFTRDNRMIVDLDETQRIGEENLLLQIDALELEKVWSGTSVSSILYRGVDGRFYKVGYAPIQDGQGRIIAAVGVEVGVDFMLIVDQIRSQILWITLICAGCIVLISFVLSRSMIHPIQHLATATEQVGKEGAYPKVNLSRNDELGDLGNHFNRMIDQLEIKDSLLKKMYQEEKSRVEDLEGYSQTLLKSIPSGVIGIDLEGRVTSCNRAAEEIMGIRAVELLGKEIKTGLGSFQVLGEIIQSTIKTEREMFRDEIAIDDPSEGKRWIGIVASLLRDSKGNQIGATAVFSDMTEIRKLQKEIQLKEQLAMLGELSAGMAHEIRNPLAAIQTLVEIFAHKSKGKEEKELAGEVIEEVAHLNQFVTDFLRFARSPSLHPEPTPVIEIVDAALGIAIPDLKKVNLTIQKNIPEDIPKIRVDPYEFRRVVINVILNAVQAMEGLGELTIASELSDNRIILSISDTGPGILEEGMKKIFQPFFTTKRSGTGLGLAISHRIITGHGGNIYIKNNEVKGSTLFIEIPVHPEREVT; encoded by the coding sequence ATGAGGAAAGATCATGCGGAGAAAAAGCTTCATACCTTTAAGAGCCGCTTATTCATCAAATTCATCATCCCTTACACCTTCCTGATCGTGACGGTCCTTTCCCTGAGCGGGTGGTTTTTTTACAGCTTTGCAAAAAATGCCCTTGATGCAGAGCTTTCCCGGCGCCTGGTCGGGATCGCCCGTCTTGTCTCGCATTCAGTCAACCCGAACTTCCTTCTACGGCTTCAACCGGGAGACGAAAATACCTCGCTGTATCGCCTCTTGTTAGATGAACTTTTAAGAGTCAAAGAAGCCACACAGATTAAAGATATTCACCTCTTTACCAGAGACAATCGAATGATCGTCGACCTTGATGAAACGCAAAGGATCGGCGAGGAGAACCTCCTTCTCCAGATCGACGCACTCGAACTTGAAAAGGTGTGGTCCGGAACCAGCGTCTCTTCTATTCTGTACCGTGGGGTGGATGGACGTTTTTATAAAGTCGGTTATGCGCCGATACAAGACGGCCAAGGCCGAATTATCGCAGCCGTCGGCGTCGAGGTCGGCGTCGATTTTATGCTGATCGTAGACCAGATTCGGAGCCAGATCCTATGGATCACACTCATCTGTGCCGGGTGTATAGTCCTCATTAGTTTTGTTCTCTCCCGATCCATGATCCATCCGATTCAACACCTTGCAACTGCCACAGAGCAAGTCGGCAAAGAAGGTGCTTATCCAAAGGTCAACCTCTCCCGGAACGACGAATTGGGAGATTTGGGAAATCACTTCAACCGGATGATTGACCAACTGGAAATAAAGGATTCCTTGCTGAAGAAGATGTACCAGGAGGAAAAGAGCCGGGTGGAGGACTTGGAAGGCTACAGTCAAACCCTTCTGAAAAGCATCCCGAGCGGGGTGATTGGCATCGATCTCGAAGGGCGGGTAACCTCCTGCAACCGGGCAGCTGAAGAGATCATGGGCATACGTGCGGTTGAACTTCTGGGCAAGGAGATCAAGACCGGCCTGGGGTCGTTTCAAGTTCTAGGCGAGATTATCCAGAGTACGATCAAGACGGAACGTGAGATGTTTCGTGATGAAATCGCCATTGATGATCCTTCTGAAGGAAAGCGGTGGATCGGCATCGTGGCCTCCCTCTTGCGGGATTCAAAAGGAAATCAGATCGGCGCTACGGCCGTCTTTTCAGACATGACTGAGATCAGAAAACTTCAGAAAGAGATCCAATTAAAAGAGCAACTCGCCATGCTTGGAGAACTTTCCGCAGGTATGGCACATGAAATTCGGAATCCACTTGCCGCGATCCAGACCCTTGTTGAAATCTTTGCCCATAAGAGTAAAGGGAAAGAAGAAAAAGAGCTGGCGGGGGAAGTCATCGAAGAAGTCGCACATCTCAATCAATTCGTCACCGACTTTCTACGCTTCGCCAGATCACCTTCACTCCATCCGGAACCAACCCCTGTAATAGAAATCGTCGATGCGGCCCTTGGAATTGCCATTCCCGACCTCAAAAAGGTGAATCTTACCATTCAAAAAAACATACCCGAGGATATCCCGAAGATCCGAGTCGATCCTTATGAGTTCCGGCGTGTCGTGATTAATGTTATCCTCAATGCAGTCCAGGCAATGGAGGGCTTAGGAGAATTAACTATCGCCTCAGAACTTTCTGACAATCGCATTATTCTAAGTATCTCCGATACCGGACCGGGAATTCTGGAAGAAGGAATGAAAAAAATATTCCAACCCTTCTTTACCACAAAACGAAGTGGGACCGGTTTGGGCTTGGCAATCTCTCATCGGATCATCACAGGTCATGGTGGAAATATCTATATTAAAAATAACGAGGTGAAGGGAAGCACACTGTTCATTGAGATTCCTGTCCATCCAGAAAGGGAAGTTACATGA